Proteins co-encoded in one Anolis carolinensis isolate JA03-04 unplaced genomic scaffold, rAnoCar3.1.pri scaffold_9, whole genome shotgun sequence genomic window:
- the usb1 gene encoding U6 snRNA phosphodiesterase 1 isoform X1, whose protein sequence is MSRAPLVGYSSSGSEGEEEAEAEGWKSSSSAPAPRLHVPESVLRMFKEQEEQEAPPDESEKHGGRLRTFPHERGNWATHVYMPYVAEEDFQGLLQALLCCARTYVPSLSPLPEFHISLSQVVVLRYHWIAPFVQSLKERLRSVSRFICRADQVKVYTNQTKTRTFLGLEVSSGYSKLSELVSEVDKVMEEFSLATFYKDPSFHLSLAWGLGDLSEALGGQRLQELQETVDGFEDSSSFLRIPGTEVRCKSGNKFFSFPLR, encoded by the exons ATGAGTAGAGCGCCGCTGGTGGGGTACAGCAGCTCGGGCTCGGAGGGTGAagaggaggcggaggcggagggATGGAAAAGCTCTTCCAG TGCCCCGGCCCCTCGGCTCCATGTGCCGGAGAGCGTCCTGCGCATGTTCAAAgagcaggaggagcaggaggcGCCACCAGACGAGAGCGAGAAGCATGGAGGACGCCTGCGCACTTTCCCCCACGAACGGGGCAACTGGGCAACACACGTCTATATGCCCT ACGTGGCTGAAGAAGACTTCCAGGGCCTTTTGCAGGCGCTCCTCTGTTGTGCCCGGACCTATGTGCCCTCGCTGAGCCCGCTCCCTGAATTCCACATCAGCCTCTCGCAGGTGGTGGTCCTGCGCTACCACTGGATCGCCCCTTTCGTCCAGTCGCTCAAAGAGCGCCTGCGGTCAGTCTCCAG GTTCATCTGCAGAGCGGACCAAGTGAAGGTTTACACCAACCAGACCAAAACCAG GACCTTCCTTGGCTTGGAAGTCTCTTCAGGGTATTCAAAGCTGTCGGAGTTGGTTTCTGAAGTGGATAAAGTCATGGAGGAGTtcagcctggccaccttctacaaG GACCCCTCTTTCCACTTGAGCCTGGCCTGGGGCCTGGGGGACCTGTCCGAAGCCCTGGGAGGACAACGCCTGCAAGAACTCCAG GAGACGGTGGACGGCTTTGAGGACTCCTCGTCCTTCCTCCGCATCCCCGGGACGGAGGTTCGATGCAAGTCGGGCAATAagttcttctccttccctttgcgGTAG
- the usb1 gene encoding U6 snRNA phosphodiesterase 1 isoform X2: protein MSRAPLVGYSSSGSEGEEEAEAEGWKSSSSAPAPRLHVPESVLRMFKEQEEQEAPPDESEKHGGRLRTFPHERGNWATHVYMPYVAEEDFQGLLQALLCCARTYVPSLSPLPEFHISLSQVVVLRYHWIAPFVQSLKERLRSVSRFICRADQVKVYTNQTKTRTFLGLEVSSGYSKLSELVSEVDKVMEEFSLATFYKDPSFHLSLAWGLGDLSEALGGQRLQELQTVDGFEDSSSFLRIPGTEVRCKSGNKFFSFPLR, encoded by the exons ATGAGTAGAGCGCCGCTGGTGGGGTACAGCAGCTCGGGCTCGGAGGGTGAagaggaggcggaggcggagggATGGAAAAGCTCTTCCAG TGCCCCGGCCCCTCGGCTCCATGTGCCGGAGAGCGTCCTGCGCATGTTCAAAgagcaggaggagcaggaggcGCCACCAGACGAGAGCGAGAAGCATGGAGGACGCCTGCGCACTTTCCCCCACGAACGGGGCAACTGGGCAACACACGTCTATATGCCCT ACGTGGCTGAAGAAGACTTCCAGGGCCTTTTGCAGGCGCTCCTCTGTTGTGCCCGGACCTATGTGCCCTCGCTGAGCCCGCTCCCTGAATTCCACATCAGCCTCTCGCAGGTGGTGGTCCTGCGCTACCACTGGATCGCCCCTTTCGTCCAGTCGCTCAAAGAGCGCCTGCGGTCAGTCTCCAG GTTCATCTGCAGAGCGGACCAAGTGAAGGTTTACACCAACCAGACCAAAACCAG GACCTTCCTTGGCTTGGAAGTCTCTTCAGGGTATTCAAAGCTGTCGGAGTTGGTTTCTGAAGTGGATAAAGTCATGGAGGAGTtcagcctggccaccttctacaaG GACCCCTCTTTCCACTTGAGCCTGGCCTGGGGCCTGGGGGACCTGTCCGAAGCCCTGGGAGGACAACGCCTGCAAGAACTCCAG ACGGTGGACGGCTTTGAGGACTCCTCGTCCTTCCTCCGCATCCCCGGGACGGAGGTTCGATGCAAGTCGGGCAATAagttcttctccttccctttgcgGTAG